The Carcharodon carcharias isolate sCarCar2 chromosome 2, sCarCar2.pri, whole genome shotgun sequence genomic sequence CCATCTGCCAGTTTATGCTGGATTACTGGTGCAAATTATTGGGAAGGGAATTCAGTTTTAATGACTTTTACCAATAAATAGAGGTGACCAGACTTGAACGGCGTGTATTGTACGGTTGAATTAGTATCCAGGAGAATTGGTTTTACCTTTGTCTGGTTATCTCTCTCAAGAAATTGAATGGGTTGGATAACATCCAGAGATGGGGTAAATTGTACACAGCCTCTGAAGGGCAAAATGGGTTTTTCTAATTTTCTTAAACGTAACATGTTGAAGGACCGTTAAATTGCTCTGATTACACCACCAAGAAATGCATTTAGTGGGGCTGTTTTTTCAATATATGCAAAGGGTGTTAAATGAAAAGTAATATATAATCGCAAATATCCAGGGGTTGTgcattgaaacgttaactcttgtttctttctccacagatgctgcctgacctgctgagtatttccagcattttctgtttttattccagatttccagggCCTGCCGCACTTTGCTCTTCTGGCAAGAATTTTGTTTTTGCCTTTTTCAGTAAAGGTTTAAGTTGCTGCTTGTCATTGTCACCATGTCTACATTTCATGCTCCCCTTCCCCCCGTTTTtaaactgagttttatataagaGTCACATTCTGACTGGGTGAGTCACTAGTTACTGCTAATTATAACACTTATTTAAATAGTCCGTGTGAGAAACAAGCTGCACAGTAACTGTGCTTTTGAACGGTACTACAGAACCACTGATTGGGCTGTTTCAATCCAATGGTCTGAATAAAGCACATTTAAAAATCACAAGTCCTGTTTTAATTCTAGGGCAATAAAAATAGCATATTGACTGAAATTTAACTCTTCAATTCTAGTTAGCTGTGATTGGTTACTTTTGGTTCAACCAATTGGTTTGATGTTTTACTTTTTGTACACATTATATATATGTTTACTTAACTTCATGGTCTTAATGAactttatacatagaataacagaacaGGCAGTGTGATATGGAAATAAATGAATTGAATTGAGTCCAAGATTAAATGTGATGCCATCCATTTACTCTCAAATGTTTCTAACTGGTTTGAAGGGTGGTTGGATAGGTGGAGTTGAAACAGAGAGGGTAGGGGTGTTGAAAGGAAATGGGCGCATCGGAAAGGAATGGGGGGTGCTGCTAAGGGGTGGAGGAGTTGGAAGGGGAGATTTGAAAGGAGTAGCAGGGAGTTGGAAGGAGGTGAGGGTAATTGGAAGGAGGTGAGGGTAATTGGAAGGGTGGGGGaattgcagggggtgggggaattggaaggggtgggggacttgcagggggtgggggttattGTGGCGGATAATTGGAAGGGGGGAATTGGAGTGTGGTGGGGGAAATGGAAGATGGGCCTTGGAAGGGAATGGGGAGTACTGGGGAAAGGGGTTGAGGTGGATAGAGTTATCCTATCCTTAAAAATATCTTTAAGGGAGTTTATAATTGACAGGATTAAAACGCAACTGAAGAATATGATGATGTTTTCGCAGAATTCACAACAAGGAGTTTTAATGCCTAAAATGAATTGAATAAATGCGCTCTTCCTGCCTAAAGGAAACAAATAGTTTTTTACTATTAAGAATTTAGCATGTTCACAAGGATAGAATGGCGGTTTGACAGACACCATTTATAGCCACGTTACTTTGAGTTCTGTACGTGATCTGGACAATTCCTTCTCTGACTACTTGCATGTTGAATGCATTTATAATCAATGTATTTTTGCATCATTCATTACAGTAAAATTATAGAGTGCTCACATTTGAATAGAAGAGAACAATAGTATAGATATAAATTAAAATCGCCTCTAAATTCTCCAAACAATGTGCCCAGTTttaatactaagataaaagcaaaatactgcggatgctggaaatctggaacaaaaacagaaaatgctggaaaaacttggcaggtctaacagcagctgtggagagaatgtttcgagtccgtatgactctccttcagaatcgtGTCGGAGAGAacagcagtacttcttcaaggtaggcatttctggaagagaagtggcgGTGAATTAAACgttaagataaaagtaaaatactgtggattaatgctgattaagcactttacagccttccagacttaacactgagttcaacaacttcagaccatgaactttccccctccatcctcaccccattttccaatattcatttttattttttatccgtTTATCTTTATTtagtttcatttttattcattgttttatttccactttttatcctattttcaatcttttttcccatcacctccccccaccctccctcccacaagggccatctgtcacttgttcatgttttttccagagtgcttacccttgtcttattatcacattctactttcttaatgccaccatcagcacctcctttagcctgtACCACTACCAGTAACAGCTCCTTTGTCGTTtcgttcatgacatctttgtcaatctctccttagcccccacctaccgctggccttctatccagcttcatctgctccatcccccttaaacagtataaatttcatcacatttttactttttagctctgaagaatcatatggactcgaaacgttaactgtttttctctccacagatgctgttagacacactgagtttttccagcattttctgtttttgcccagTTTTAATATTTATCTTGAGGAAAAAATAAATAGTTTGTGCAGCAGCCAGAGATTTCAGaagtaaaaactgaaaatgctacaAACTTCaccagcctgaaatgttaacccagtCTCTCTCCAGAggtgtctgacctgctgagtatttataacattttctgtttttattccatagttccagcatctgcattattgtGCTTTTGCTTAGATTACTGGCATTTGCAACCACTTGAGAACAAGGCATTAAGCTGCCTGGACTGCAATTTCCCCACCCTAACAATGATCCTATGATCCTATTGTTACAGTGTGTAGCTATTGATATATGAATCCCACACTGTTCACTATTTTTAATAAAAGCACTGCACTGTTTAAAGTGAATTGTTCGGCACCTCAATTGAAATAGGATAGTGTGATGCATGTACAGAGAACAATGTAGGGACTTTTGGGTCTGTAGCccatgattttctgttcattcatTTTAATAGGTGGAAAACCATGGGCTGTGGGCTCAGAGATCCCTTGTAAAACCAGACTCTTACTGGTTGCCCCTATACTGGTGCTATTATATGTAGAGTTGTAATTTCAAGTCTCTTGCCTCTAGATTCTACCTTTTGATAACAGTATGAACACTTCTTATTCCCGTGAAGTTGCTATTTTATCAGCGATATTAACCCATTTAAAATTAGTGGGTTGATGCTTTCATTAAAATAGTGAAAACAACATTATTCCATCAGTTAAATATCTGCTGCATTTCAATTACTGCATTATTTCATAGgtacatcctgacttggagatatatatattcctttgctgttgctgggtcaaaatcctggaactctcctcctaacagcactgtgggtgtaccaataccacatggactgcagcggttcaagaaggcagctcaccaccaccttctcaagggcaactagggatgggcaataaatgctggcccggccaacaaagcccacatcccgtgaatgaataacatATGTATCCTAGgcattattaataggggcataaagtataaaagcaagaaagttatgttaagcttgtatagaacactggttttcatcaactggagtattgtgtccaattctgggcaccagtttaggaaagatgtgaaggaattgtagagtacagaaaagattctcaaagatggttccaaggatgaggaacttcagttacgtagattgGAGAAATTCCTTGCAGAATgtttgaggagatttgatagaggtattcaaaatcacaaggggtctggacagaggagataggtaaaagctgttcccattggcgatAGGATCgagaataagagggcacagatttaaaggtaattgacaaaaaatGCAATGGATacgtgaggagaaactttttcacacagttgtgatctggaatgcactgcctgagagtgtggtggaggcaggttcagtagAGGCActcaagaaggaattggattatctgaaaaggaagaatgtccaGGGTTACCGGGAGAAGGGCAAGGAGTGGCACTAGAGAAATTGTTCCtacagagaaccagcacagacacaaagagctgaatggcctcttgttgtgctgtgacaattctgtgattctgaattcTCTGATACATAGGAAATGGTAGACAGGGAAAAAGACCAACATCCATCTTATTCATCTGCTATCATTCTGATTGTCACATGACAATGATAATAttgactaatcatagcaatcaatctctatTAGTCTACAGCAGATATGACACAAGGAAAACTCCAGAAAGGTTTGGGAATCATAGGTTCAACGTCACCTGTTCTTCCCAGCTATGCATCTTTTTCCACATCCTGTCTTAAATTACTCTTATACTGTACCCTAACACCTTAAGGTTTTAGTAGCAAagtagttatgttactggactagtaatccaggaatATAATCCAGCTTCACAAACTTAAATCCTATCATTGCAGctggggaatttgaattcagttaattaacTTTGTAATTTCAGATTAAtttaatatcagtaatggtgaaaatctcaaaagcccatctggttcaccaacatCCTTTGcagaaggaaatcttccattctgatctggtctggcccacatgactccagatccacagcaatgtggttgactcttaactgccctctgaaaaatgGCCTAGCAATTGGTACCCCAAAACCACTATGCTTGCAACagctcaaggcagcagctcaccagcaccttctcaagggcatttcatgaggactcgaaacgtcaactcttttcttctccgccgatgctgccagacctgctgagtttttccaggtaattctgtttttgtttagtgattaataaatgctggctttgccaacgaTGCTGCCCACACTTTGTGACTGAATAAAAAATGTAATTTTCACTTCAATGAAGGAAtgctgcttccaccatctcccctgGAGGCAGTTGCATTGATTCACCACTGTCTCATTCAAACATTTTCAGAGAATACATAGCTCAAAAAATGTAAGTATTTTTCTCCCTGTATTTTGATCATTCAGTCCCAAACTGGGTGGGGTCCTTCAGATGTGGGGtgataaaatatttattcaatataCCTCTTGACTGGTCCAAAACAAGCCTGGGGCAAGATTTTTCTTTGGTCCCCAGACTTGTAAAAATCCACAATTTTAAATCACAAGGTTCTTGCAGGAAATGGAAAGAGAAACATGGCAGAAATACAGGTTGAGGGCTGAAGTGGGATGTCCTTCTGAACACTATTGGGGACAGCAGAGTTAGCTTTGCTACTCAATGTTCCATCCATGTTCTGTAACCTCAGACTTCTTAATGTTGGAACTAGGGGTAATTACTGGAATTGTTCACTTAAATcagcaaaagaaaaatactgaTATATAATTCAACATTGAGAACAATGTATAGACTTTATTTCTCAAAGCATCATGATTGCAGTAAGATACAAAAATTTATGATTTACAGTACTTAATTTGTCATTTTTGCATGAAGACAGTCCAAGGGTCAAATGGACCACAGATTCATCCAGCAGCCCCGATTGTGGGTCCAGTGAAATAACTACTTGAAGTTTTCATTTTCCAACAGCTTTTAATTGGAGCAAGGTGGGGGTATAATGTTGCCAATGCACTGATTAAAGACATGAGATAGAAATATGAGTGGAACTGAGCCAGGAGGAGTATAACAGTGAAAGCTATTTACAGCAGCCATTCCCAGAGTGGGCAGGAGGAAGGGATTGGGAGGATCTATCTGGTCACTTTGCATCTAAGACACATGGGGAAGATTTTCTCTGGTTGCTATTTCCAGTGAAGTGGTAAAGGCGTTCTTTTACGATGGCTGAATGTGAAATGGGAATTGAACAAAATGGTGTCCCTGCCAACACATTGGAGTCTTCCCCATGatctttatttacaggctgcgcTGCGCACATACTGGTTTCAATCTGATTAAGCAGTGACGTTTCTTTGGGTACAATCTGTGTTGCCAGTAGGATTTTGGTAAAAtataacagtgtgagagtgaatcgCTCGCACTGCACCCACCTGAGCTTTGAAAAGAGACATCCAGCAGATTCTATCCTTTGAAAGTTAGCTTGTACTTGAAAAGGGGCAAGTCTGTCACTGGCGAtgatagtgagaggagcagttTAAAAATATCACACAACAGTTAAGAGTGTCAGCTTATATGCATTTTTTGCCTAATATATTGGAATCAATATGTTCACTAAACCTAGTGATAGCACTGAATCTGTTTCTGTCAAGGTCCTTAGCCTGACCCTGGACAGCGTCAGAAATCACTTCTGCTGCAGAAAGACTCAACAAATTGTTTAATTCACTTTCTCCATATGTCAAAAATTCTATTTCTCCAAACCCATGTGCTAGCTGAATATTTTTGTGCTGTATGCAAATATTAAATGAAGGCTATTTGAAgtgacaaattgcaaaatcaagATTTCTCAAGACCGTTTTCTATAAAATTGCTTTGCTTTTAAAGTAAAGTGTACAGTTAAAAGGGGAATAGTatctatttaaaataaaataaatacatttaaatAGTTTAATCATGAATATGGGGAGTTCTCAGCTGACAGGAATCCAGCTCATATCACACTGGCAAGCCAGCAGGGGGAACGTTATCTCCGTACTGCATTCAGCCATTGGCAGATTACCCTGTCTAGTTAACATTCTGATGTGCTATTCTTTGCTAGAAAATTCAGGTCTcacaaaattaatttaaaaagcgTTGAGTacgattttaaaaataatttattcaGTGATTGCGCTAGGCTTTCTGAGACTGACCCTGTGTGCcaggttccccagccaggggaagcaacctctcagcatctacccttaagaattttatatgtttcaattagatcacctctgaCAAGGAATATATGAAAAGCATAAAAATTCCATAAGATTAACGTATAAAGGGGGGGGGGAAAAAATCAGTAACTTACGATTGAAATGCTTTCCAAGCGCATTAAGAGACAGGAGAAAGACATTCAACCCATCTTTCTCAATGCGATGGGCGGATGAGAAATTTTGTACCATGGGTACTTACCACAAAGTTTTACATTTTGACCTTCAAAACCTGTCTTATATCTGGAGAGTGCACTTTGAAGTAAGTTAACAGATGGGTGGTCACAGCTCAGTCGCTGGGGCAGGAAGAAATTTGCAGTGATTTAAGTGGACCTGGCAGCAGAAAAGTGAATCGTTTCCTCGGTGCAATTTTTTTCTACACCACACTGTGACCAAGGTGCTAAGTAGACTGGCAACAACCAATAGTGGCACAATGTGACAGCAAGATGATCAGTGTATCATTCCACCAAGAACATAGCGTAATGGTGTTCTCCTAGGAACACGATATCTTCTGCTTGCTATCTGTAGTGAAATTGTAAATAGTCAAAGGTTATGATGGATagactggaaagtggagttgaagccacaatcagatcacccatgatcttatcaaatggcggagcaggctcaaggtgctgaatagcctactcctactcATCATTCACATGTTCGATATAAAACATAATTACAATTTCACCATAAGTACTGGAGAGAGGAAGTCTTAAGCCACGAGTGTACCCAGTTGTAAACGCCCTTCTCCAAAATGTAGCCGTGCAAGATTGGTAAGTCGTGACCGACAGCAACACTACTGAAACGCCACTGCTGAAACCGGGTGGAATTGTTAATTACAAGGTTCACAGCCACTGCCCACCAACCACAGCCGATCTCTCAACCATCGACTTCCTCAGCAGCTGCAAGTAATTTCAGGGTCAAAGATTTCAGCTACTGTGGAAAGTATGTCACAGCAGGATACTGGCAGCCATCTTGTCTCTGAAAGCTGGCTGCCCCAGCATCGTATCCGCTGCAGATGGTTATAGTTTGGTGACATTCTCCTGAGGCTGAAATCCTTCCCTTTGCATTTTCTCCTTGTATTTCAAATAGTCTCTTCTTTTGTCAAAATATTTTATCTGATGAATAAAGAATAGAGTCAGTTAGAACTTAGCCAATGGCAATGTAGCTGATATGTTAAATAATAATAGGTGCTATTCTTTTATATTTGGCGAGAGAAGTGCTGATGTTACTCAGATCTTCTTCAGCAGGAACAGGGCTCCCCGTCATTACTGCCGAGCCTTATGCAgtgcttttttttccctttattctttcactggatgtgggcatcactggcaaggccagcatttgttgcccatccctaattgaccttgaactgagtggcttgctgggtcatttcagagggcagttaagagtcaaccacattgctgtgggtctggagtcacctgtagaccagaccgggtaaggatggcagatttccttccctaaagggcattagtgaaccagatgggtttttacaataatggacaatggtttcatggtcaccgtttgAATCCGTGTCATGCAATGGCCTCGGcttttggattattagtccagttatGATACTACtactaacaacaacaacaacaacaacaacaacccccccccccaccggcgaCCCAAATTGGTCCAGTTGGTAAACACCATACTCCTGCCACAACCATCACCACTGTGCACAAAGGTTCCTTTCCTTATGGAGAGCACAGGGCGGCATTTCAATCGTAAGTtactgatcccccccccccccatatgtTAATCTTATGGCATTTTTATGCTTTCCATATATTCCTTGtcagaggtgatctaattgaaacatataaaattcttaagggtagatgctgagaggttgcttcccctggctggggaacctgGCACACAGGGTCAATCTCAGAAAAAGGAGTCGTCCCTTTAGGAATGGGGGAGTGAGAAAAATCTCGGAGTTATGAATCTTCGGAATTTTCTACCCTAAGGGGCTGTGGACGCTCAGGCGATGAGTACGTTCAAGACAGGGATCGACAGATTTTTGGGTACTGAAGGAattcagggatatggggatagtgtgggaaagtgttGTTGAGGTggaacatcagccatgatcttgccgaacggtggagcaggctcaaaggaccaaatGACCTAATCCAGctgctatttcttatattcttatggttTGTCACACACGTGGTGCTGCTGGCTATGCCGCAATTGTGAGTGTCACTTCTGGAAAGCAATAAAATCTCTCTCCAATTTTTCTGCTCTTCTCTCTGCCCCCCAAACAATCCCAGCCCTGGCAGTGCGGGTGAAACAGTCTCCTCAGTTATGCCACGAACAAGATTTCAGGCCCAACCCTAACCTTGGAGGGTTAAAGCTCTGGCATCACAGCACCACCTACTGGCTAACAACTTTTAACAGGGAAATTTAATTTTTACCAAAACAGGTAGCAAACTCATCAGGTCAAAGTAAATGGGATTGTACTTTTAATAACTATAGTACCATGATCCATAACAAGTATGGTAAAATACTGAATTCACATCCTAGGTGTTAAATATTTGACtaaaaaaatagaaaatctgAAGTAAAATTTGAAAATGTTGCAGACGTATGTGGTTATGTACTTCCAGCATTTCTTCTTACACAAAATATTTAATTACTTCTAATAAAATGGGTCCATTAGGGCAGGCCTGTCCGACTTTTGTCAGAATGACTGAATAGAAGAGCATCATGTAGCTTCAGGCTCTTGTGTATAGATTAAACCCATGTTCCTGTCAATCTGCATACATCTCAAGTCGCTAACAGATTTAGGTTTTATTCCCCCTGTGAGGCGTCAGTGCTAAAAATAGCCCTTAAAGCAGAGTAGTGCAGAAATCTTGATGTAGAAATGTTGCAGTGAAGCGAGAGTAGGTTTGTTCCAGTTGGATGCGTTAAGATTGGCTGAATCCTAAGCCTTAAACACCTTGTGCCATTATTTAAAAGGGAAGCAAGACCTCAATTTTAATACTCACCCATTGCTGTGGGCAGCTGCTCTCAAATACTGTTCTTAACTTCTGACACTCCGAAGAATCCTTATTATTCTCATCCAGACATTGCCAGTACTTATCCCTCGCTCCCCAACAGGTCTTCCTCTCCTCTGCTGTTGGAGCAGTCATTCTTCCTGGGAAATGATTACTGTATATCCACATTAATTTATATAAGTTAAGGCTTTCTCAAGTGTCTCTGAGGACCTTTATTAATACACTGGCAGAGATCAAATACAGCTCTttttcactcattcacaagatgtaggcatcactagcaaggccagcatttattgcccatccccaattgctcttgagaaggtgatggtgagctgccttcttgaatacaactaaGTGGATTGCTAGGACATTTCGGAGGGCACATAAGGCTTATTGATGTGAGCTTTTTACTTCAGgcttatttaatttaaattcttgAATaagtgtggtgggatttgaactcatgtattTGGATCATTGGCTGGATTTCCAGTgcagtgacataaccactatgccaccgcacCCCATATGCTATGCATACATCAGTTTAATTCTTCATGCGATGTGGCCGTTACCCAGCCCTaaatgcctttgaactgagtggcttgcttgaccAGTTATCCACATTGCTGAGGATCTGATaagtaggccacaccaggtaaggatagcagagttcctaaagggcattagtgaacctgatgggtttttacgtagtcaccattactgggattaGATTTATCgttcaaatttattaattgaatttgaattccaccagctgccgtggtaggatttgaacccctcTCCCCAGTAAATTAGTCTGGGCCTCtcgatcactagtccagtgacattaccactacgccactttCACCCCAGTATCAATCCAGCAGTATGAGCTAACACAGGGCTATATGTGATGCAGTTAAAATATCTCACTGCGTCAATGGCACAAACCAAATTTTTATGGTGCAAAGATTTTCTATTAAATAAAACTCTTTTCCACCTCATTTGTTTTCCccagtcatacggacttgaaacgttaactctgtctttctctccacagatgctgtcaggcccgctgaggttttccaacattttctgtttttgtttcagatttccaacatccgcagtattttgcttttatcatttgtTTTCctcttctctccaccttccctgaAGCACCTTCccctttcagtgattcccaaacatGAGTGTTCTCACATGCGGAGTGTGAAAAGTGAAGGCTACCCACTTCAACAAGAGGACagggaaggagggggggggggggggggggggaagcaagGATGATTGGGCAAGTCAGATCCAAACCAAATCACATGCATGTAACTGGATGTTCCATGCAGTAACGGGGAGTTGTCAAACAGCCTTGTCGGATCAAATGTCTTCCTTAAGCGGTGTTTGCAAAGAAAGGGAAAATGCTTTTTAAttcagcagagaaaaaaaaaggggaagaaaATTGTCGAGAcagaagcttttaaaaaaaaaataagataAACCGCACACCTGCCTGTCCAATGGGATGATAGCTTCCATTATCTGCTAATCCACAAATTATTTttatttggggggaggggagggggaagcaaGTGAGCAGCTTTACCAGAGAAACTTTAGACCTGAGAGTCACACAGAATCCTTGAGGTTATATGAAAAGCTGCCTCCTCCCCCAGTTCTCCagccaaaggcaggtccttggcaacTACTCAACCAACCTGCAAAATCTGGGGGCTGGGAAGTGAATCCTAGGGTCACCTGGGGTGGACGTGcggatattttattattttttttttgcaagagaAGGAGATAGTTTTATTGCTGCAATAATTCTTCTTAATTCCCAGACACAGAGATTCGGGGGCGGTTTACGGGGGACACAAGTTGCGGCCCTTGTGTTTTGGGGTGACGGGGGCTCCGATTCAATTTAACGGTCGCCATCACCGGGGAATTGTGacgatgtgagggtccttgaacCAAGCATAACAGCGAATAGAATGTTATCCATTTCACAATTACTTTTTACCTCAAGGCTCctcccgcttccaccaccttcactCCCCTCTAGGCTAAAAATGGCGGCGTCTCACCGGTCGAACATGTTCGGAACTGATGGCCAGGGGGACGCGGGGTCGATGGGAGGAATTTACGTCATGGACGAAGCAGTTCCGGTTACCTTGGAACGTCACGTGAGGCGTCGACATTTTTCATCAAGGCATAATAGTCCAGGAGATTTCTGATCACTTGGATTACTAGTGCCTTTGACCATGAACTAGGCACATCAAAATATTATAGCTCATATTGTTGCTAGAAAATTACTGACACTACTAATGACTCCAATTCGTGAATTACAAGTTCAGATATGATTGTTTCATGTTGATTCATAATTTTCAATAGAGATTAGTGACCTACTGCATGGTGATCACAAGATGGACAACAAATGAATGAGATTATTTGCCCCATTTTAGTTTGTCTATTCAAAATAAAAGACCTATATTTCCCCACCACCTCATCTAACTTACTAGTAAGTTGAGTGCATTTTAACTCCGCCACCCTATATGGGTGAAAGTAGAGCACCGAGATTAATTAGCAGAGGCTTCCTGGGATGACAGTGTAATCATGCATTAATGATGATTTAAAGCACCGCGCTGCCTTGTGAGGGAAGGAGCTATTCTAgctaaaaataaaagcaaaatactgcagatgctggagatctgcaataaaaacagaaaatgcttgaaaaactcagcaggtctggcagcatctgtccagagagaaacagagttaacacgtTTCTAGTCTTAGCTCTTCCACCATCATCATCAAAAAAGTCACTAGTTCTGCTGTTGGCCATGGCTCGTAACCCTGAACATGGGACCCTTACCTCTGAATTTAGATAACTTGACTTAAAGGCATACTTGTATCGGGGCTGCTCGTTTGAAAATAAAGCAGCGCTTAAGTACAAGGCAGTTTTGACAGCATTCAAAAACCAAAAGAACAGGTTAACATTTTTTGGTGTCCTGGTATCATGGAATATGTGCAAAACATCACGAAATCAACCCATCCTAATTTAGTCCACCCGAAAACCTGAGACTACTTGTTGGATGGTCCCCTTGCAGACCAAAAGGAGGAGTAATTAATTTTAG encodes the following:
- the LOC121275275 gene encoding cytochrome c oxidase assembly factor 6 homolog translates to MTAPTAEERKTCWGARDKYWQCLDENNKDSSECQKLRTVFESSCPQQWIKYFDKRRDYLKYKEKMQREGFQPQENVTKL